Proteins encoded together in one Solanum lycopersicum chromosome 7, SLM_r2.1 window:
- the LOC101258767 gene encoding putative protein FAR1-RELATED SEQUENCE 10, translating into MEIIAAKPLNNIWIRRQQCPCGDWKCYIKADGDDHIANVSQMTKSETASSSSQDVVFTPYVGQIFKSDDEAFEYYSNFARKNGFSIRKARSTESQNLGIYRRDFVCYRSGFNQPRKKANVEHPRDRKSVRCGCDAKLYLTKEIVDGVAQWYVSQFSNVHNHELLEDDQVRLLPAYRKIQEADQERILLLSKAGFPVNRIVKVLELEKGVQPGQLPFIEKDVRNFVRTCKKTVQENDALITEKRENDLLELLEACKASEQKDEGFVYSFTTDENGRVENIAWSYGHSLQAYSFFGDAVIFDTTYRSITYNMLFGVWFGIDNHGNALFLGCVLLQDETSQSFSWALQSFVRFMRGRQPQTIVTDIDSGLRDAIASEMPTTKHVICIWQVLSKLSSWFSLPLGLQYPDFKSEFDMLCRLENVEDFEHQWNQLVARFGLGSDKHIALLLSYRASWQISYMRNFFLARTMSIEYWKLVETFMKNILSPQSSLLLFFEQVGLACNFGNHKKEKQLYMPAKTCLPLEEHARSILTPYAFNIMQHEVMLSMQYAITEMANSTYLVRHYKKMEAECLVIWIPEDEQVHCSCKEFEHSGILCRHSIRVLVSKNYFQVPEKYFPLRWRPESSLAPLDDSVIQSSGNKYSQVFHALSGSLYSESFISKQRFNYVNRELKQILEHVQKMPTVDEVAASSAPISVSEL; encoded by the exons ATGGAGATTATTGCAGCAAAGCCATTGAATAACATATGGATTAGGAGACAGCAATGCCCTTGTGGAGATTGGAAGTGTTACATTAAAGCTGATGGAGATGATCACATAGCAAATGTTTCTCAAATGACAAAGAGTGAAACAGCATCGTCTTCGTCCCAAGATGTTGTCTTTACTCCATACGTTGGGCAGATATTTAAAAGTGATGACGAAGCATTTGAATATTACAGCAACTTTGCTAGGAAGAATGGGTTTTCTATTAGGAAAGCACGCTCAACGGAAAGCCAAAATTTGGGGATTTATAGAAGGGATTTTGTGTGTTACCGATCTGGATTCAATCAACCAAGGAAGAAGGCTAATGTGGAACATCCTAGGGATAGGAAATCAGTAAGGTGTGGATGTGATGCGAAGCTGTACTTGACAAAAGAAATTGTTGATGGTGTAGCACAATGGTATGTTTCTCAGTTTAGTAATGTTCATAATCATGAATTACTGGAAGATGATCAAGTTCGACTACTTCCTGCTTACCGAAAAATCCAAGAGGCTGACCAGGAACGGATTCTTTTGCTTTCTAAAGCTGGGTTTCCTGTCAATCGGATAGTGAAAGTGCTGGAATTAGAAAAAGGAGTTCAACCGGGGCAGTTGCCTTTTATAGAAAAAGATGTCAGAAATTTTGTCAGGACGTGTAAGAAAACTGTTCAGGAGAATGATGCTTTGATCacagagaaaagagaaaatgatCTTTTGGAGCTTCTTGAGGCTTGCAAAGCATCAGAACAAAAGGATGAGGGTTTTGTTTACAGCTTTACTACTGATGAAAATGGCAGAGTGGAAAACATCGCATGGTCATATGGACACTCACTTCAAGCATATTCGTTTTTTGGTGATGCTGTCATTTTTGACACTACATACCGCTCTATCACGTATAATATGCTATTTGGTGTTTGGTTTGGAATTGACAATCATGGGAATGCACTTTTTCTTGGATGTGTTCTGCTGCAAGATGAGACATCACAATCATTCTCTTGGGCCTTACAG TCTTTTGTTCGATTCATGAGAGGGAGGCAGCCTCAGACGATCGTGACTGATATAGATTCAGGGCTAAGAGATGCTATAGCAAGCGAGATGCCTACCACTAAGCATGTTATATGTATATGGCAAGTTCTCTCAAAATTATCTAGTTGGTTCTCCTTGCCTCTTGGATTACAGTATCCAGATTTTAAATCTGAGTTTGATATGTTATGTCGACTGGAAAATGTAGAGGACTTTGAGCATCAATGGAATCAACTGGTTGCTCGGTTTGGACTTGGTTCAGATAAGCACATCGCTCTTCTTCTCTCTTATCGAGCATCCTGGCAAATTTCTTACATGCGGAACTTTTTCCTGGCTCGAACAATGAGCATTGAGTATTGGAAATTGGTAGAGACATTCATGAAGAATATCCTGAGCCCTCAATCAAGCTTACTATTATTCTTTGAGCAG GTTGGTTTGGCGTGCAACTTTGGgaatcacaagaaggaaaagcAACTTTATATGCCTGCTAAGACTTGCCTGCCTCTTGAAGAACATGCAAGGAGTATTCTTACGCCTTATGCCTTCAATATCATGCAGCATGAGGTTATGCTGTCTATGCAATATGCAATAACAGAAATGGCTAATAGTACATATCTTGTGAGGCATTACAAGAAAATGGAAGCAGAGTGTCTTGTTATTTGGATTCCTGAAGATGAGCAAGTTCACTGCTCTTGTAAGGAATTTGAGCACTCTGGCATTTTGTGCCGCCATTCGATTCGAGTGCTAGTATCTAAAAACTACTTTCAAGTcccagaaaaatattttccactcAGATGGAGACCAGAGAGTTCCTTAGCTCCCCTGGATGATTCAGTCATTCAAAGTAGTGGTAATAAGTATTCTCAAGTATTCCATGCTCTTAGTGGAAGTCTATATTCAGAATCATTTATCTCTAAGCAgcgttttaattatgttaatagaGAGCTCAAACAGATCCTTGAGCATGTACAGAAAATGCCTACTGTAGATGAAGTTGCTGCGAGTTCAGCACCTATCAGTGTTAGTGAACTCTAG